In Styela clava chromosome 10, kaStyClav1.hap1.2, whole genome shotgun sequence, the sequence TATCTACTTAACTAAGTCtagaatatattattaaatttgatgCGGTCATTTTTATGAGCGTCAAGAATTGTAGCCTACAAAATTTATGGGTTTATTTGAGGGGTATCTGACCTCAGTCTTCCACTTGAAGAAagacaatttttattaaaattattttattgtcgaACAACAATTGTGATATTTCGCTGCCCCAATACTTCAGTCGGCATTAGGTTTATGTTTTGCCGAATTACGTCACATTTTGTTGCTTATTTGTGGCTAATCCTCATTGAGTCACTATTATAATCGTCACAAAGTTTATACAGATGAACACTTTTCTTATTTACTTTTGtgtaaaatataattcaaacaACAAATGTTTTTGTATGAATGCATTATGACAGCGGTTTCCAAACTATGGGttgcgacccactggtgggtcgcaaaaagaatcttagtgggtcgtgaaaagatgtagaaagctttgattaattatactggtaaTTATACTGATCGGTGGCGACTCAAATACGTAAACCTTGAAAAAAaccaaaagaaattaaattgaatttaaattctagtCTGTGAAAGTTTTCTTTTTAGGATCTTTTTAGGACCATGTGgtttttttacgcatagcagttttgtacactgtgcAGCACTtgttaccgtgtttccccgaaatttagacaggtttagatttattttcttttgaagaataacactatgtttttttttgttttggaagaggtcttttgtgttcatttatcaaaaatatatttacattgtagaaaatcacaagattttttaatgaacattatataaaaaccgacattcattgtttttatttgtatttcttatacaaaaatcaagtgacaaatatcaaaatcgtgattgtgacatcacacaatcttgaatagtggtgtaatcttcaccttacctcacgTCATTGAACcattcctctcccacacattttaaatttatttcagggtagggtttaattaaaatcatttttaaaattcaaattaggtttTAGTTCCAGGCCAAGTCTTATTTTCGAGAAAACACGGTAGTTGTGCGATGAtcagccattgctgtgttctgtagtatgtcataaaaagttaagtgggtcgccataagctgtggtaataaatagtgggtcccaactctaaaaagtttgggaaccactgcactatgGTGTACGATTTCTTATAATTTCACTATATTACAATTTCATAGGTGGTATTATGAGCATTGCACATTTAATGAAATACCCGTAATAGCACTTAAGAACTGCTTGAAATTGTTTTTGTAAATATTCTACTAAACTATATATGTGCAAATATTCTGGTTTGAACAAGTCAATTCTGGTTTTAACAACACATTGTGCTCTATATTCGGACATTTCTGTGGCCAATCGAAAAACGACTGGCTCACTTACTATACAGTGCTTAAAATTGTTGTCGACATCTGATAAAATTGTTTCAGTTCTTAAACCGATTCACACTAGATGGCGTGAGATATACACAATTAATGAATGTATTGTTAAAGACAAATAATTCTAACAATTTCTTCGCATTAAGGTTGATCAAATTTGAACCCCTTTAATTTCAAGTAGCTTTTTTACCATATTTcataatttatgaattttatcATCTTCAGCATTTGAATACGTTTGACTAGGTTCTAATTTACCCAATGATATTCTTTCAAAATCTTTAGATTCTCCTTAGTCAGTCTTCAGTATATATTTAagtcattgaaaaaaaatcaaacaaaataatatattgctTTATATCTGAGaacataacaatatatatatatatatatatatatatcttatttcaattttgttatgagtAGTTTGTAAAATAATACGTTGGATATcgatattcattttaaatgacACTTCTATACTATACTTTTTTACTATGAAATCTTTGGATAGTCTTCAGGTCCACAAATAGTCAAAATTCTGGTATAACACATTCATAGAATGCTTAAACTTTTATTGCTATTGACATTAATCATGATTTAAAAGCTATATAAAGCAATATAATGAacaatcaaataataatttgcATAATACTTGATACAAGGCAAAAATCGCCATTGCATCAATGAAAAAATCTTTACAGATTTGTAGGTGTATCGAACAGCAACCGATGGCATGAGTGACGTCATTGCCTTTGGCATTGTTCGCAAATCCTTTAAGACACACGCAAATCTCTAATGAATGCATTGCCCTGTACATATTTATTTCGCCTGAAAACACCTTATTACGTTGAGCCTTCTGGTATACTCACGAAATCCCCTGGTTAGTTTAAGAGggatttgtaaaatataatgtTATTCGTAGCCCCACAACATTTTCTGAAGTATTTCAGTTGAAAGTATCCGTGCTAGAATTATACcgttgaaatatttcaattcacaTTCTTCTGAATTCAACCACAACATCATTTAGTTACACAAATGAAAATTGCTAAATCTCCGACAATCTTGATTCTGTCAATTTATCAACAAATCACACTGTAAAATAATTTCACTTTCAATTGTTTGGAAAcgtttcatcaaaattttccTTTGAGCCACTGTTAATTTGCCtaatgttatattttacttttctagTGAAAAATCCATACGACTGAACGTGTCTTGTCGAAATTATTTATTCTTCGTTGATGGTTTCATATATAAACCGCAGGCAGTCAAGGTATTTCGAGACGTTTTGCTGTtttgaatttgtaaaattttctaACAGATAagatatttatcattttttcattaAGATATGAAACTAATACCTAACTCATGTATAAGATTACGTGATACGTGAGAGAGTAATAGTTTTCTGTAATGGATTTGGTTTAAAGCCTGTCGTGTCGAATTCATATAACACTGTTGAAGAAGTCAGTAATTTTTCTGTTGCGTTTCGATCATTGGCATACAGTTACAATCTTGGTACTTTAAATCATCGTCTAACTCATTCAGACGGAACAAAAATCGAGacaaaaaatctgaatttactGATATGCTAAGTGAAAGTAGTAGGTAAAAATACTAGTTTATTATATAATGACTGATCGTCCAATTAGAGTGAATGGCAGTGCAAAGTTATTGAAATTCGTTATCACAGACTCGTATTTTCAAGCCCAAACTATCTACTCAAATAGACCTGCGCGGTCTGTGAGgacaaattaattgaaaaactgAGTATCTGAACCGCTTTGAACCAGCATTCAAATAATGAGTGGTTCGTCGAAAATGGATGTATcaatgttttaaatttattgcaaaagGTGATTTCCTATTTCGTAGTTAAGAAAGGCTACCGCTAACGAGAAATGACCATTTAAATGTCGTGTGTTGGCTATTGCTCAAATCTGCATTTGACTATATAGTCAGATACATTAATTTGTCAGTATActttattattcgaaaataattagtttagttattcCATGTTTTCTCAGTTTGACGTGACCGGATGTAACTTGTATTTCGATTTACTGAATACCGTTTTTAACGATttagaaatgtaaaaaatgttacCATATCATCAGTATATACGAACAAGAACCATGGATGGTAATACAATCAAACTTGATAGGTACCAAAATTAATCAGTCACTGATTTTATAGTCTTTAACAAGCCCCTGTAGATCAGatagacattttaaattcatcgACTTTAGCACAATTTCCAGGAAAAAAAGTTTCGTAATtagattttgttaatttttgacgCGCTATCATTAGGTAGTCTACAGCGTAATATTACAAATTCTTTTGACGCGATTTACATAGCTTTGATTGTAATGACTTCTAGTAATTATTACcttataatttcaatattttgttggtgGGCACGAACGAGATTATTCACTGGCTAATTTTAGTCGGGGATAAGAAAGCCCCAACAATGTGATCGTAGTTCTAAAACCGGGAAACAAAACCTTGAAACAAATtaaagcataaaaatatattttatgtttatctCTAAACAACGCttattttgaaagttatatTGATTAAGAATAGCATAACTTTGtgcttgttgttattatttaatCTTATCTAAATGTTCACACCGCAAAACATTACGTGACTGCAAATGCGAATTGAAGATCTGCATCTGAAATTTTATGTCAAAACAGACTGAAAAGATATAATCTCTATTATTAAGTACTTTGAAACGCTATTGAAATAGAAATATAGAAGTGTTACGTGACTGTCAACAGATACCGTGCTATTTTGGCAGGTAATATTGATTGTAAAGCCACTCTTGTACAACTCATAACACACAAAATATAATGCCGCCAAATTTTTCATCATGTTATTCTGGTGGCTTGATGGCCAACTAGCCGTACTTAAAGAGAATTGATAGCGAGTAACATCAACAATTCACAGCTCGGTTTACCGTTAAAACACCACTTTTTTACAATGAAGTCCAGTTTATTCCCTTTTCTCCATACCGGGGATATCACAATCAAATGTTTGAACCAACATTCCGCATGGCTGGTCAGTGCTAAGAACTATCATAAAGGGAAATTTCATAGGAATGCAATACTGGCGTAGATAACATAATACCATgtacaatacaaaataaaacaattacagCTTCTGTTGTAAAATTCCCCATTTGCTGCATCATTTAGGAAATTTGATTCCCTAAGCAAGAACTCACCACTTCAGAGCGATCAAACtattttgtgtatatataaaaaaagttGTTAGCAATTTTTACAACGGAAGCTAATCATTATTATGCACCCACTATGCTACGCgaaatatcataattttttttatagtttaatGGATAAATGTACGGTTCAAATTTTCCAATATTGTTCTACTTACgattgcaattttattttatatatgaaaGAAACAGAAACATTACCTCGAAACTTCACGACTCCCTTTCATTTGGTAATTTCAGAATATCTCATATCAGTTGCATGGAATGCTAATGAAACAACAAATGTGCTTATtacattgatatttttatcataattacaAAATGTATTATTATGCAGCAgcgaatatatatttgataagtATGTTTGTGGTTGTTTTGAGATTATTTGCAATGTAACAATTATCTTAACCACGATCTATGGTCTGTCAATATTTGATATTCTGTATAATAAGTCCATTAATTTCAGAATGATGAAAAACATAAAGAATCTAAATTCAAGCTTCTTCTATATTGGGTTAATAAGTTTTCATACAATCGCAGCATTTACGAACAATTAATGAGTAATTTTAGGAATTTTATGTTGGGGCATATAATTCAACTCATATCATatggaaaaaatgaaacaacatAACTCATTTACCATATAGGTGGATTTTTACGTTGCAAAATGTCCATTCATTGAATATGTAATAGGCAAGTTTGTGTTATGTGATATTACAAActgttatatataaaatatatatcttccACTActtttttactaatattttcaACGATGTGTGAATAGTTTCaaaagtatttcaataatatttaccGTCACATGTTTACCGAAAATCTAGATCAGTGTAGATGATAACTTCAGATAAACGTCACATTATTCAATTTatgcaacaataaaaattttttatgatattttttatcgtgaaataaaattaatattcacacataaaagaaattaaatataGATCGGCGCTAGAAGATAATAACGCAGATATTGTGTGGTACTTTAAAGAATGTAGTATGTCTAAGTatattgaataatctacatACCAAAGACTTACATAATTTCAAATCCTTAAATCTAGAAATTATAAGTTCAAAGTGATGAAATTGTTactgattttaaaaatgaaataaatatatcaaatacaTGTCAAAAATCAgaagaattttgaaaattttcatccgGAATCATTTTTAACATAAATTGTATTAGGATTGTATTAGATCTTTGCATTTTTAGCTAATTCCTTGACATCTAACTGAATACCGAGTTGGACAAAAGTTGGGCCAATGATTCTTCCAAATTTTCTTTATTGCCTGCTTCGTTTGCGTGACATCCTGACACTAAAACCTTTCACATCGTCATATATTATAAATCACATCGTCAATGCAAGAAAATGAAGTTTAATGtacatcaaaatatatatacaaatatatgaaACATGTTTGCATCTTGTTATATACAGTGGAAACAAAATAGAACTCtgcatttttttctgtaaaatgaAGCAAATGAACATATTCTTTAGCTGATGTTTATATTAAAAcgaacagaaatatttaaaaatgacttTCAGACATAAAGTGAATTGAAGAgatgtttaattaaaaataagaatttaattcttcaatattgGTTCAgcgattttaataaaaatcataataaatcGCAATTTCAAATCATAAGTATATTTGACACAATAGAAGAAATTAAACGTCATCACAAATAAATCACGTTCAAATAGTTTTTGTGATCGTCGTAACTATTGGAATTTTTTCGGAAagatttcttttttgtttcatcCAACAAGCGATCCTCCCTTGCAAACGTGTTTGcgacaactgtagcagaagctgattttttctttaaaatcttTGAGacctgaaaaaaatatatataattataacaTAGATCGTTTGGAAAATCTcgctttcaaaaattaattttcaaggTGATTTATAGTTTAATGATACAATACAATCAGCTTAAaaagttatttaattttatagctttttttaattttttgacatatataTCCAAATTACTCTCACAAATTGTAACTTTTATATGGAAAATTTTTTATAACCAATAAAGAATACTATTCACCGACCTTTCACAAACTTCAATTTCTTCACAGCTTTTGAACAACTCATTTTATAATCAGTTTTGTTTTTGCTCAATTTGCAGGCGTTTTTCCAATTTCCACAACTAGTTGCAAATTTCGAAAATTTTGCTTGCTTTTGATTGGTCATGGCCGTTGTTTCAATATTGTTTGTCCCCGTTCCGTTTACCGTGCTGCTCTCAAGCTCATTTGACAAGGTAGCCGCTGAACCTGAACAAAAtgtaaataaacattttattaaaatatttatttgataatttataagataaattaaaaaaagtttgacCATTACATTAAAGCcgatttgaatttattttaaaacattttcatttaaatttaaaaaatgcaaaagAACAGACTTACCGGTGTAGGACATAGCAGCAATGCAAGCAAGCACAAGACTGACGGTCATCATGTTTGAAAAACTTGACATTTTCTCCacttgaaattgaaacaaatcGTTTTTGtaactaaattattttattccactagaaaaatattaatattttaaatttcttagCAACTTTTCACCGCTCAACTTCAACCGCTTCAATTCAGCGATATTATGATTTGTTCCAAAATTTTGCAACATATTATTGtaggaataatatttttctgtctgAAAAGTGTATCTGTAATAAATTATTGTAGGCTAAATTGAGTCGGTTGTACTTGGCAAAAATTCAGTTGACTTTAGTCGCTTGATGACAGACGCTGCTTGCAGACTGTTGCTGTTGAATGATTTCATTCTCTCTTATATAAACTTTGGGAAAGCGTTTTCTCTCAAATTCACGGGGAAGTTTTTTACGTAACCGGAAACAAGTGCAGTTAACAACTGCTTTCGGTTTCGGAGGGTATTCCTCATGTTATTCTTATACTAAAAAGCCGTGTGTTTTTGACAAACGTTATGTTACTCAAATTTTACCATACATTACCAAGTGTTGTTATTTGCAAAGCAGTTCAAggaatttactaaaaataaactTGTGATTGCCTAATATGGCGCATATCACACGATATGTAGGGAACTATATGGATACAACATATTGtttcattttgcaaaatttgaatttttcagctTAATTGCAAATTTGACCAAGTTTTTAAAGATGTCTCCATATTGAACTATATTTAATAACTTGAAC encodes:
- the LOC120338174 gene encoding uncharacterized protein LOC120338174; this encodes MSSFSNMMTVSLVLACIAAMSYTGSAATLSNELESSTVNGTGTNNIETTAMTNQKQAKFSKFATSCGNWKNACKLSKNKTDYKMSCSKAVKKLKFVKGLKDFKEKISFCYSCRKHVCKGGSLVG